In Deltaproteobacteria bacterium, the DNA window CTTCTGGTGGAGGTGTAGTGAAAGACGGTGCGATGCCGTTCCTGCATCGTTGGGTAGGGAGTCCGCTCTTTTCTCTGATCGCACGCAAGTGGTTCTACGCTTCTATTCATGATGTGTACTGTGGTCTGCGCGGATTTACGCGTGAGCTGTATGAACGCCTCGACCAGCGCTGCACGGGGATGGAATTTGCGACGGAGATGATCATTAAATCCGCCCTTTATCGTGAAAAGATTACGGAAGTGCCGATTGCCTTGCATCCCGATGGGCGCAAGTCACATCCTCCGCACCTGAAGACATTTCGTGATGGTTGGAGGACACTCCGCTTCTTCTTGATGTACAGTCCACGCTGGTTATTCTTCCTCCCTGGGATATTATCGATCCTGCTTGGCATTGTTGGCTATATGATCGCTCTTCCTGGACTGAACTGGCGAGGCATCGTTTTTGACGGTCATACGTTGTTGTTCTCTACCCTGGCGATTCTCGTTGGTTACCAGGCGATTTTCTTTGCGCTGTTTACGAAAGTCTTTGCCATTACTGAGGGACTTCTTCCAGCCGATCCGCGACTCGAGCGATTTTTTGCCATAGCCACTCTCGAAAAAGGGTTGGTACTCGCTGTCGGAGCCATCATTGTGGGCGGAGGGCTTCTTCTGACCGCGATACACCAGTGGCACCTCGTGTCTTTGGGGCCGTTGGATTATGCGACAACCCTGCGTTTGGTGGTGCCAGGAGTAACGCTAACGGCGCTCGGAGTGCAAACGCTGTTGTCGAGTTTTTTCATGAGTATTTTAAGTATGCGACGACGATAACGGATCTCTAATGTTCTGAAAGCGACGATCGGGAACCGTCGCCACCGACCTTTTTGCTCCACTTGCCCCTCCCTCCAGCCCTGCTGCGGGTCCTGTGATGAGAAAGCAAAACCGCGGTCCCTGTCGCCATTAAGGTTGGTTCAGTAGCATTCGATGCAGTCATGCTCAAGTCATGAGAGAAGGAATGACATCTCAGTCGTCTCCTCAGAAGGTAGAGGCGCTTACGCGTCGAACCCGCTCATGGGCGATGGCTGATGTTCTCATGATCGTGCTCTTGTTCGGGGTGTTGGTCCTCATACAATATGTGAGTGGCGCGTATCATGGTGAATTCGGTAGTCATCCTGACGAGGCGGCCCACGTCGTGACTGGGCTGATGGTGTATGACTACCTGACGAACTCCGACTGGAGATCGCCACTACGCTTCGCTGAAGTCTACTATCTTCACTATCCTAAAATTGCCTTGGGCCACTGGCCACCGCTCTTTTACATCGCGCAAGCACTATGGATGCTGTTCTTGGGAGCGAGTCGACCATCCTTACTGCTATTCATGGCTGGCTTGGGGGCTGTGTTAGCATGGTCGATTTTCCGTGTAGCCTGTCGGTTCGTTCCATCAGTTTTTGCCGTGATGGCGACTGTTATTTTCGTTTGTCATCCGGTTGCTCAGCAATCGACCTCCGCCGTCATGGCCGATCTGCCTCTCACGGGTTGTGTGTGGCTCGCAACCCTTGCCTTTGGGCGCTACCTCGAAGGGGAACATGGATATCGTAATGCGCTGTTATTTGCGGTATTGGCATCCCTCGCTATTCTCACAAAAGCCAGTGGTCTGCTCTTGGTTTTGGTGGTTGGCCTCAGCATTGTGCTCTCTCGTCGTTTTGCCTGCGTGAAAAACCCGAGTCTGTGGTTTACGGCTGCTTTCGTGCTGGTCGTGTATGCGCCGTTCTACATCGTGATGTGGGATGCGATGCGCAACGGACTGCGGCATCAGTCGATAAATAGCGAATTCTTCTTTACGGCATTCTCGTTTTTCAGTCGACACTTTAGCTCTATGACTGGGGTATGGGTCGGTGGCCTGGCGCTGGTCGGCGTCTGGAATCGTGTTGTTGCTCCGCTGTGTCGTAATGAGGCGGTTGCTCCATTGTGGGCCGGATTGGCGAGTTTGTTTGTGGGGACCTGGGCATTTCATGTGCTGGTGCCGTCTGCATTAGAACTGCGCTATCTGTTGCCGCTCTTACCGGCGGTCGTCCTGTTTACGGCTGACGGTGCGTATGCCCTCTACCAGCGCGCGGAAGCGCATTTTCGACTTGCGTTGCGGTGGCGGAACGGGATCGTCGGTGTAGCATCACTCTTAGTGATCTGGGCAAGTTTCTCGTTTGCCGATAAAGAGTGGCACGGGTACGGGGAGGTTGTGAGAACCATCGTGCAAGCAAAGGACCGGGAGCAGACGGTCATGCTCGTGTCGTCAGACCCGCGTGGGGAAGGGATGCTTATTGCTGAGGTTGCGCTCGGTGACAAACGCCCGAATCATTACGTGTCAGGTCTCATAACATCGCGCACTAAGAATTCGTCGAATTTCTTGGATTTTTGCACAAAAATGAGTACGCGATGTCATGAGACTCGACAATTACGTTTTGCGGGCGAGTAAGATGCTGGCGGCAGATAACTGGCTCGGTCACGGGTATAAGAAGCGGTTTGCCTCTCCGGCAGAAGTCATGGATTTTCTTGTCCGTTTGCCGGTGCAGGTACTCGTTATTGATACCTCCTTAAGCCCTGCGACCACTTCTGCCCATCACATGCAGTTACGAGAAATGACGAAAACTTACCCGGAAACATGGCGCCTCTCCGGTCAATACGATCTCGTTCGCAATGGCCAACGATACCCCGCGGCGATTCATGTCTATGTGCTCACCGCACCGTCTCGTCAGCCGGTTGGGAACTTAGAGGTAAGCATAGAGCACGTGCTTGGACGGAAGATCCAGGAACTCCCGTCTCCCGCACCGTAGTGATTGTGCTGAGGCTATCCGGCAATATCGGGAATGGCGCCGGAACTGTAGAGCCGGAGGTACGTACGATAATTTTTCAGTACTTGCCGGACGTAATTCCGTGTTTCCCGATAGCTGATCAGTTCAGCAAATTCATCAGGCGCTAAGCCGGGATAGCGCCGCAGCCAGCGATCGACGGCTTCTTCTCCTCCGTTGTATGCGGCAACGGCCAGCACAACGTTTTCGTTGTAACGATCCAGGAGTTGGCGCAAATAGGACGCCCCTGTCTGGATATTGAAAGCGGGGTCAGACAGCGGCAAGGAGCTTTCCGGTGTGATGCCGCTTACGCGTGAGGCCGTGGATGGGAGAAGTTGCATCAAGCCGTGCGCTTGGGCTGGCGATACCGCATCTGGGTCGAAGACACTTTCCTGGCGCATAATGGAGAGGATCAGGTACGGGTCGAGCCGCTTTGTCCGAGCATGTTCACTGACGGTGCTCCAGTATGCTTGCGGATACACGTACCGCCATCGTGAACTGCCGAGCCCTTGGGCAAAGCGTAACGCGCGGTGATGTCCCTCGACCTGGGGATATTCGCGCAGGAGAAAAGACGCGGTGGTCGTGTTCTGGGGTAAGTCGGCTCGGACGAGGTCTAGTTCTTTTTGCGCTAATCCCGGTAAGCCGAGCTGCCGTAACTCAAGGCTCTTGATGTAGTGGCTCTCAGTCGTCGAAGCCATAGGCGGGGGCGACATATCCATGTCATCGTCTACGTTTGGCAGCGACGATGGAGTCTCGCCCAAACGCTTTTCCACCCACACCGTGTAATAGCTGTCTGGGTACCGGCGCAGGAGTTGACGGTAGGTCTCGGTGGCCTGATCGGAACGTCCCTGTTGTTCAATAGCACGAGCCTGCCAATACAGCGCACTTTCCCCTTCTGTTGTATTGGCCGCGGAGCGTGCTAACGAGGAGAAACGTGTTTCGGCAACAGCAAAATCTTTGCGCCGATACGCCAACCATGCCTGTCGCCAGCGCCCTTCGCGAGCCAATTGGGTGCCTGGAAAAAGGGTGGCCAGGCGATCAAACGCGGCCATTGCATTCTCCTCGTCTTTCCGTTCCTGATAAATGCGACCGATGGCGTACCAGGCATCATCGGCTTGCGCGTGGCGAGGACCGGCTTGCGTTATTCGTTGGAACAGGGCAAGCGCTTCGTCATCTTGGTTGTTGTTCCATAATAGCGTTGCTGCACGAAAGAGCGCGGTCGAGCCAGTGCTGGTAGTAGGGAAGCGGTCTGCGAGATCTCGCCAGACGCGAATGGCGTCGGCATTCTGTCGCTGACTTTTGTAGGTTGTTGCCAATAAGGAAAGCACTTCTACTTGTTGTGAACTGGCCGGAAAATTATCGCTGAACTGTGCAGCGAGCGTTTCCACCCCTTTGCTATCGCGCTCTTTGGCAC includes these proteins:
- a CDS encoding tetratricopeptide repeat protein, giving the protein MDSVNQRYQQAWLFLLGLIFGTAIFFSYSCYPQQQRPLPGALPKAGGEPTSLEATYRTLLQGETAEKRRELFRMGYHLLQEKDRPGARLFLSRALEVYPPLADYSLYFLGVLNREDGRNDEARAAFLRLLEQYAQSIWVSHATLELASIAVAAKDWDSALRYAQAARDGHNVRPSIKNTAALVLAQAYEGRGESATAYARYQEVRRTTPSSPVGKIAKEQVERLRALDAEQFALRSEQDYLTEMQLCAKERDSKGVETLAAQFSDNFPASSQQVEVLSLLATTYKSQRQNADAIRVWRDLADRFPTTSTGSTALFRAATLLWNNNQDDEALALFQRITQAGPRHAQADDAWYAIGRIYQERKDEENAMAAFDRLATLFPGTQLAREGRWRQAWLAYRRKDFAVAETRFSSLARSAANTTEGESALYWQARAIEQQGRSDQATETYRQLLRRYPDSYYTVWVEKRLGETPSSLPNVDDDMDMSPPPMASTTESHYIKSLELRQLGLPGLAQKELDLVRADLPQNTTTASFLLREYPQVEGHHRALRFAQGLGSSRWRYVYPQAYWSTVSEHARTKRLDPYLILSIMRQESVFDPDAVSPAQAHGLMQLLPSTASRVSGITPESSLPLSDPAFNIQTGASYLRQLLDRYNENVVLAVAAYNGGEEAVDRWLRRYPGLAPDEFAELISYRETRNYVRQVLKNYRTYLRLYSSGAIPDIAG
- a CDS encoding glycosyltransferase family 2 protein; translation: MAYVPAPIEVSVIMPCLNESDTLAVCISKAQRALREHGIAGEIIVADNGSTDGSQVIAQNLGARVILVTERGYGHALMGGIAAARGTYIIMGDADDSYDFSEIPKFLYKLREGYDLVQGCRLPSGGGVVKDGAMPFLHRWVGSPLFSLIARKWFYASIHDVYCGLRGFTRELYERLDQRCTGMEFATEMIIKSALYREKITEVPIALHPDGRKSHPPHLKTFRDGWRTLRFFLMYSPRWLFFLPGILSILLGIVGYMIALPGLNWRGIVFDGHTLLFSTLAILVGYQAIFFALFTKVFAITEGLLPADPRLERFFAIATLEKGLVLAVGAIIVGGGLLLTAIHQWHLVSLGPLDYATTLRLVVPGVTLTALGVQTLLSSFFMSILSMRRR